The following coding sequences are from one Vulpes vulpes isolate BD-2025 chromosome 12, VulVul3, whole genome shotgun sequence window:
- the GPX5 gene encoding epididymal secretory glutathione peroxidase produces the protein MTGWLGASYVLPILLVSFVQTNAKPEKTKMDCYKDVKGTIYEYEALTLSGNERIQFKQYAGKHVLFVNVATYCGLTAQYPELNSLQEELKPLGLVVLGFPCNQFGKQEPGENSEILPGLKYVRPGRGYVPNFQLFEKGDVNGEKEQKVFTFLKLSCPHPSEVLGSFRHISWDPVKVHDIRWNFEKFLVGSDGVPVLRWFHRTPISTVKADILVYLKQLKMK, from the exons ATGACTGGATGGTTAGGGGCCTCCTATGTTTTGCCTATTCTGCTAGTCAGCTTTGTGCAGACAAATGCCAAGCCTGAGAAGACGAAG aTGGATTGCTACAAAGATGTGAAAGGCACCATCTATGAATATGAAGCCCTCACTCTCAGTGGAAATGAACGCATTCAGTTCAAGCAGTATGCGGGCAAGCATGTTCTTTTTGTCAATGTGGCCACCTATTGTGGTCTGACAGCTCAGTATCCTG AACTGAATTCACTTCAGGAGGAGCTGAAGCCCTTGGGCTTGGTTGTATTGGGCTTTCCCTGCAACCAATTTGGGAAGCAGGAGCCAGGAGAGAACTCAGAGATCCTTCCGGGGCTGAA GTACGTCCGTCCAGGCAGAGGCTATGTCCCTAACTTCCAGCTTTTTGAGAAAGGGGATGTGAATggtgaaaaagaacagaaagtctTCACCTTCTTGAAG ctctcctgccctcacccctcaGAGGTTCTAGGCTCCTTCAGACACATCTCCTGGGATCCTGTAAAGGTCCACGATATCCGCTGGAACTTTGAGAAGTTCCTGGTGGGGTCTGATGGGGTCCCTGTCCTGCGCTGGTTCCACCGGACTCCCATCAGCACTGTCAAGGCAGACATCCTGGTCTACCTGAAACAGCTCAAAATGAAATAG